The Brasilonema sennae CENA114 genome includes a region encoding these proteins:
- a CDS encoding NAD-dependent epimerase/dehydratase family protein yields the protein MKVLVIGGDGYCGWATALYLSNRGHEVGILDNLVRRHWDNELGVQTLTPIAPIQQRIQRWHDLTGKSIDLFIGDITNYEFLSKALHAFSPEAIVHFGEQRSAPFSMIDREHAVMTQVNNVVGTLNLLYAMREDFPNCHMVKLGTMGEYGTPNIDIEEGYITIEHNGRKDTLPYPKQPGSMYHLSKVHDSHNIHFACRIWGLRATDLNQGVVYGVLTEETGMDELLINRLDYDGVFGTALNRFCIQAAIGHPLTVYGKGGQTRGFLDIRDTVRCIEIAIANPAESGEFRVFNQFTEQFSVGDLAMMVKKAGNAMGLNVEINHLDNPRVEREEHYFNAKNTKLLDLGLQPHYLSDSLLDSLLNFATKYQDHVDQNQILPKVSWRRN from the coding sequence ATGAAAGTCCTGGTTATTGGTGGCGATGGGTATTGCGGTTGGGCAACTGCACTTTACCTTTCAAATCGCGGTCATGAAGTTGGTATCTTAGATAATTTAGTGCGACGGCACTGGGATAACGAACTGGGGGTGCAAACTCTGACCCCAATCGCGCCAATTCAGCAACGTATACAGCGCTGGCACGATTTAACTGGTAAATCTATCGACCTTTTCATTGGCGATATTACTAATTACGAATTTCTGAGTAAGGCCCTGCACGCATTCTCGCCAGAAGCAATTGTGCATTTTGGTGAACAGCGTTCAGCACCTTTTTCAATGATTGACCGCGAACACGCGGTTATGACTCAAGTGAACAACGTAGTTGGTACGTTGAACTTGCTGTATGCAATGCGGGAAGACTTTCCTAACTGTCACATGGTGAAGCTAGGGACAATGGGTGAATACGGCACACCCAACATCGATATCGAAGAAGGATACATTACTATAGAACACAATGGGCGTAAAGATACTCTTCCTTATCCCAAGCAGCCCGGTTCAATGTATCACTTGAGCAAAGTTCATGACAGCCACAATATCCACTTTGCTTGTCGGATTTGGGGATTAAGAGCAACAGATTTGAATCAGGGCGTTGTCTACGGTGTTTTAACCGAAGAGACAGGGATGGACGAACTGTTGATTAATCGCCTTGATTACGATGGCGTGTTCGGAACTGCACTAAACCGTTTCTGCATTCAAGCAGCTATTGGTCATCCGCTGACTGTTTATGGTAAAGGTGGGCAAACTCGGGGATTTTTAGATATTCGAGATACAGTACGATGTATTGAGATTGCAATTGCTAACCCAGCTGAATCTGGAGAATTCCGCGTGTTTAACCAATTTACCGAACAATTCAGTGTTGGTGATTTGGCCATGATGGTCAAGAAAGCCGGTAATGCAATGGGATTGAATGTTGAAATCAATCATTTAGATAATCCCAGAGTCGAGAGAGAAGAACATTACTTCAACGCCAAAAATACCAAATTATTGGATCTTGGCTTGCAGCCTCACTATCTTTCTGATTCCCTACTCGATTCTCTGTTGAACTTTGCTACTAAATATCAGGATCATGTTGATCAAAATCAAATTCTACCCAAAGTCTCTTGGCGGAGGAATTAA